The genomic region GCCGTACTCGCCTCAGGCATTTTGATAGAGTTTAACAATTGATGCAGGAATCGAACAAATAATCGGAGCAAAGAAAGTggaaatgaataattttcttGCGAATTGTTTTCGTAAACAAATAGGAGTTTTGTTATGACAGCAGAAGCGTTACGTAGCTGCAGGGCTGCAACATTACACTTTGTGAAAGAAACGTGACAGCTTACctttcttcaaattttttgaATCGGTTGTTTATGCTTGAGGACCATTTTTCCAAAATTACGCAAACataactatttaaaaaaatctcaatTATTCATAAAATTTGGGAAGGGTTCGTACAATGGAATAAATACCTGCTATAGCCAAGAAAGAAGACAATTGTTGGAacgaaaagggaaggaaattgtGAATTATGTAGATGGGATTGCATGGAAAACACTGATATGTTTGCAATATCATGATGATGAGTTCGGATAGTTCTTGCAATGCAACCATTAAATTCTAAGCACAATAGTTTAAATAATGAAACTTTGTGACAGACGGTGGGTTATTTATTCCAATTAAGGCTTTTCCACTTAAAATTAACACTATCATGTTGCTTTCACCGCATGCTTTGGTTTGCGGCCCGGTCGTCCTCTCGGTggtttcgttccattccatgcaatAGAACCTTTCGGGCTGCCAGCCGCGAGTGCCATTTTGCGCTCGTGCACCTTCCGATGCTTGGCCAAGTGGTCCGAGCGGGAAAAGCTCTTCGGACAGTAATCACAACGGTACGGTTTTACACCCGAGTGGGACCGGAAGTGGCGCGACAGTTCGTCCGACCGCGAGAACCGCCATTGGCAGTTGGGCCACTTGCAGTGATACGGCTTATCGCCCACGTGTCGTCGAAGATGCGCTTTCAGGTGCACCGGTTTGGCGTACACCTTGCGGCAGGTTTCGAACGGGCACACGTACGTCCCGGTCGAGTCGGGTTCTGTTTCACTCGCCTGCTGTGCAGTTCTGTGCTGCGTTCTTCGTGATATTCCTTCCGGGATGTTCGGGACCGATATGTTTTCGTGATCCACGTTCTGGCGAAGGAAAGCGTCACACGAATCATTGCACAAGTATGTTTTCTCTGGTAGCTGCAACTCGTTTTCCCATAGTTGACTGAAATCCACGCAGTTGTACTCGAGAATGAAATTTTCCACGTTCAGCTCAAGCTGAAGATCGTCCTCGTCTTCGAGCGTTTGAATGAGATTTTCTGAATCGGAAGGACTTTGGTCTTCTTCAGGAAAAAATGAATCAGGATGATTCGCTGATGGCACAACCGGTTCAATCGCAGGCAACGCCAAGTCGGACAACTCGTACACCAAACTCTCATCGTCCTGCAGCTCGGTGTAAAGGTGATAGAACCCGTTCGCGAGGAAATCTTCCGTCGAGTGATCGAATCCCTCAAATTCCATATCGACTACGATCCGTTCAGTACCGATCTTTACACTTAACTGAACGTAGCTCGAAAAACATGGAGAGGATCATCCACGGCACAAGCGAAAGTCCAGCGCGAAAGTTGATATGGCGTCAAACGTGGTCACCAGCTATCAATGGTGGCTCCGTTGCTTGCCTTCAATAGTCCCGGATGATGGTCCCCTTGTCCTCACGCGTTCCAGACAAGATAAACTGATAAAAAGCTGATCGGTAATGTCGCCTGGCGGTTGGTGAATGGAGGGAATGAGTTCTGGCCCTTCGCCGAACACGTCTGGCAGCGATACCGGGAATGAAGCCGGCACGAGCGGCTTCTGGCAAACGCATTAGTATCAAGTGTCATCGAAACCGTA from Anopheles coustani chromosome 3, idAnoCousDA_361_x.2, whole genome shotgun sequence harbors:
- the LOC131272346 gene encoding Kruppel-like factor 1: MEFEGFDHSTEDFLANGFYHLYTELQDDESLVYELSDLALPAIEPVVPSANHPDSFFPEEDQSPSDSENLIQTLEDEDDLQLELNVENFILEYNCVDFSQLWENELQLPEKTYLCNDSCDAFLRQNVDHENISVPNIPEGISRRTQHRTAQQASETEPDSTGTYVCPFETCRKVYAKPVHLKAHLRRHVGDKPYHCKWPNCQWRFSRSDELSRHFRSHSGVKPYRCDYCPKSFSRSDHLAKHRKVHERKMALAAGSPKGSIAWNGTKPPRGRPGRKPKHAVKAT